AGATCCAGAAGACGGCATTGCGCCAATGGCCGACTTGAGCCATTTCCCCTCTTTCTCTCTTTCGCCTTATTCCCTTCCCGCTTTCACACATTACCAGGAGCCATTTCTATGTCCCATTCCATTTTGCTGACTTCCGAGCAGGACAACGTTGGCATTGTTACCCTGAACATGGAACACAAGCGCAACGCGCTCAACGAAGAGGCCATTGCAGCCATCGATGCCTATTTCTCGGCGATACCCAGCCACATCCGCGCCATTCTCCTAACGGCCAAGGGCGACCACTTCTGCGCCGGGCTTGATCTGAAGGAGCACCACGACAAGGAGCGCAGCGGCGTTGAATTCATGCGCGTGTGTCAGGGCTGGCACCGCGCGTTCGACAAGATTCAGCATGGCGGCATCCCTGTGGTCGCCTGCCTGCAAGGCGCCGTAGTAGGCGGCGGGCTGGAACTTGCCAGCGCGGCCCATGTCCGTGTGGCCGACAGCGGCACCTTCTTCGCGTTGCCCGAGGGAACACGTGGCATCTTCACTGGCGGCGGCGCTACTGTGCGCACGGCGCGCATCATCTCCGCACCGCGCATGGTTGAGATGATGCTCACGGGCCGGGTCGTCGATGCGCATGAAGGCCGTCAGCTGGGCCTGGCCCACTACGTGTGCGACACCGCCAAAGGTGAGAAGCCCGCCCTCGAGCTGGCGCTTTCCCTGGCAAAAAAGATCGCGGGCAACGCAACCTTGTCCAACTACGCGATCGTCAGTGCCATCAGTCGTATTGCAGACATGTCGGCCACGGACGGCCTGTTCACCGAAGGGCTGGTGATGGCCATGATCCAACAGGGGCATGACGTGCAGCAGCGGCTGGGCGAATTCGTCAACAAAAAGGCCCCGAAGGTCCAACTGGGCAACTGAATCGAACTTCGCCCGATGCCCCACAACAACAACGGAGACAAGTGATGCTTTCGAACGAGGAAATCTGCCGGCGGTTGCCCGGCCACCCTGGCTACGAGCAGCTCAAGGCACAACGCCGCCGAATGGCCTTCGCTTTCGCCGGTGTGTGCCTGGGGCTGTGCATGGCCTTCATCCTGACGGCGGTCCTATCGCCAGCCAGCCTAGCCGTGCCATTGAACCGTGCGGGCACGCTCACCGGCGGCGTGGCGTGCGCCATCGGCCTGATTGCGCTGTCATGGGTGCTGACAGGCATCTATATCCACATCGCCAATACACGCTTCGACGCTTCGTACGAGCGGCTGCTGTCGGAGGTACGGGTATGAACACGCAGGCCATCCTGATCTTCGCGGGCTTCGTCGCCATCACCCTGGGCATCACCTGGTGGGCATCGCAGCACACGCGTTCTACCTCGGACTTCTACACTGCAGGCGGTGGCATCACCGGCACCCAAAACGGCTTGGCTATCGTGGGCGATTACATGTCCGCCGCCACGCTGTTGGGCATCTCCAGCCTGGCATTTTCCAATGGCTTCGACTCGTTGCTCTATGCGGTGTGCGCTTTCATGGGCTGGCCAATGATCATGTTCGTGATCGCCGAGCGATTGCGAAACCTTGGGCGATACACGCTGAGCGACATCATCTCCTACCGCCTGGACGAGCGCAGCACACGAATCTTTACCGCCATCAGCTCGCTGACAGTGGTGCTGTTCTACCTCATCGTGCAAATGGTCGGTGCCGGGCAACTGGTGCAGCTGCTGTTTGGCGTGGACTACACCTACGCGGTCATCGCTGTTGGCCTGTTGATGATGGTGTACGTCGTGGTCGGCGGCATGGTTGCTACCACCTGGGTGCAGATCATCAAGGCCGTACTGATGCTGGGCAACGGCATCGTGCTGACGGTGCTGGCACTGCGCTATTTCAATTTCGATTTTTCAGCCCTCGTTGCTGCTGCCGCCAGTCATCACCCCGCGGGCGAGGCGATGAAGGGCCCCTGGAAACTGATGGCGAACCCGTTTTCGGGCCTTTCGTTGGCCGTTTCGCTAGTGTTCGGCATTGCGGGACTTCCGCACATCATGATGCGCTTCTTCACCGTGCCTGATGCGCGCGCAGCTCGCAAATCTGTGTTCGTCGCCACCGGCCTGATGGGCGTGTTCTTCGTGGTCATCTGCTTCCTGGGCCTGAGCGCCATGGCCATCCTGCCGAACTACCCCGCGTTCTATGTCGATGGCAAGGTGGGTGGCCCGGTGCTGGGTGGCTCGAACATGCCCATCATGCACCTGGCGACGGCACTGGGCGGGAACCTGCTGTTCGGCCTGTTGGCCGCCGTGTCGTTTGCTACCATTCTCGCGGTGGTTAGTGGCCTGACGCTAGCTGGGGCCTCAGCCATTGCCCATGACCTGTACTCTAAGGTGTTCAAGAACGATCACGTCTCGCCCCGAGAGGCCATGCGCGTGAACCGTCAAGCCTCCATTGGCATCGGCATAGTCGCCATCGTGCTGGGTCTACTGTTTCGCGACCAGAACGTGGCCTTTCTGGTGGCGCTGGCTTTCAGCATTGCCGCTTCGGCCAACTTCCCGGTGCTGCTCATGTCCATGTATTGGCGCGGACTGACGACCCGCGGCGCGCTGGCGGGTGGCCTTACGGGGCTGGGCATAGCACTGGCGCTGGTGGTGCTCTCACCCGCCGTGTGGGTGCGCATCTTTCACTTCGCCGAGCCGGTTTTCCCCTATGACTACCCCACGTTGATTTCAATGCCGCTGGCGTTCCTGGTTATCGTCGTGGTGTCCCTCATGGACCGCTCGCCGCGCGCCGCTCTGGACAGAGCCGGATTCCCGGCGCAGGAAGTGCGCGCTGAGACCGCTGTGGGCATCGCCGCCGTATCTCACTAGACGACCCCCAGGAGACATCAGACCATGACCTACGTTGCACCCATTGACGACATGCTGTTTTGCATGCGGGAGCTTGCCGGGCTGGAAGCGACTGCACGACTGCCGGGATTGGAAGACGCCGGTATGGAGACGGCGCAAGCCGTGTTGCACGAGTGCGCTAAGTTCACCCAAAGCGTGGTAGCTCCGTTGAATGCGATCGGCGATAAGAAACCCTCGACCTGGACAAATGGCGTGGTGACGACCACGCCCGGCTTCAAGCAGGCTTACCAGCAGTTCGTGGAAGGGGGCTGGCAGGGCTTGCAGCACCCGCTGTCTTTTGGTGGCCAGGGCCTGCCTAAGACCATAGGCGCAGCGTGCGCGGAAATGTTCAGTAGCGCCAACATGAGCTTTGCGCTTTGCCCGCTCTTGACCGACGGTGCCATTGAGGCGCTGCTGACGGCGGGCAGCGACGAATTGCAGGCTACCTACTTGGCGAAACTGGTGAGCGGCGAATGGACAGGCACCATGAACCTCACCGAGCCACAGGCTGGTTCCGATCTGGCGCTGGTGCGCACTAAGGCTGACTCACAGGGCGACGGCACATACAAGGTCTTCGGTACCAAAATCTTCATCACCTACGGCGAGCACGACATGGCGGACAACATCGTCCATCTGGTTCTGGCCCGCGTGGCTGGAGCTCCGGAGGGTGTCAAGGGCATTAGCCTGTTCGTCGTGCCCAAGTTCCTAGTGAATGCCGATGGCTCGCTTGGTGCGCGCAACGACGTGCACTGCGTCAGCATCGAGCACAAGCTCGGCATCAAGGCCAGCCCCACGACCGTGCTGCAGTTTGGCGATGGCACGGCGGCGGGCATTGCAGATAGCGTCGGCCCCGGCGCCGTGGGCTATATGGTCGGTGAGGAGAATCGCGGCCTTGAGTACATGTTCGTCATGATGAACGCGGCCCGCTACGCCGTTGGTGTGCAGGGCATTGCCGTGGCTGAGCGTGCGTACCAACAAGCCGTGACCTACGCCAAGGAGCGAGTGCAGTCGCGCCCGGTGGACGGCAGCGGCAAGGTCAGCGCCACCATCATCCATCACCCTGAAGTACGCCGCATGCTCATGACCATGCGCGCGCTCACCGAAAGCTGCCGCGCCATGGCCGCCGTGGCCGCCGCTGCGCATGACGGAGCGCACCACCACACGGATGCCGAGACACGAGAGCGCCTTCGTAACTTCTACCAATTCCTCGTTCCTCTGGTCAAGGGCTACAGCACCGAGATGAGTCTGGAAGCGACCTCGTTGAGTGTCCAGGTGCATGGGGGCATGGGCTTCATCGAGGAAACGGGTGTTGCACAGCATTACCGAGATGCGCGCATCCTGCCCATCTACGAAGGTACGACGGCTATCCAGGCCAATGATCTGGTGGGCCGCAAGACGGTGCGCGATGGCGGCCAAACCGCCAAGTCTATTGCCGCACAGATCACCCAGACCGAGGATGCCCTGGCCTCGCGGACAGACAGCTCGGCCGCACAGGCCATGCACCGCCGCTTGCGCGAGGCCCGGCAGGCATTCGAGCAGGCAGTGGATTTCGTGTTGGGGAACATTGCATCGCACCCCAACAGCGTCTACGCCGCTTCGGTGCCTTACCTGATGCTGGCGGCCAGCACTGTCGCGGGCTGGCAGATGGCCCGAGCACTGCTGCGTGCGCAAGATCTGCTGGCAAGTCAGCAGGGCGATACGGCCTTCCTGAGCGCCAAGATCGCCACAGCGCATTTCTACGCTGACCACGTGCTATCCAAGGTGCCTGGTATGCGCGACACCCTCATCGAGGGCAGCACAAGCACGCTGGCTCTTGTGCCCGAAGCATTCTGACATTGAAAAGATTGCTTTGGCACAACCGGATAAGCGCGAGAGGCTCCCTTCATGAGAGCAATTTAAGACCATTCACATCTTCTTCCATTGAACAGGAGTTTCAACATGACCGACATTCGCATTGGGGCTGAGGTCGCCCACTACATCTGCGGCACGCATCAGGCTGGCAATGGCACTCGCACGCAACCCATCTACAACCCAGCTACTGGCACTGTGAGCCGGCAAGTACGTCTGGGTACGGCGCAGGATGTGGGCGCGGCCGTGGCTGCAGCGCAGGCCGCCTTCCCGAAGTGGGCAGACACGCCGCCGATCCGCCGCGCGCGAGTGATGTTCAAGTTCCTCCAATTGCTCAACGAGCATCGCGACGAGCTGGCCCACCTGATCACGGCCGAGCACGGCAAGGTGTTCACAGATGCGCAGGGCGAGGTCAGCCGCGGCATCGACATCGTGGAATTCGCCTGCGGCATTCCGCAGCTGCTCAAGGGTGATTTTACCGAGCAGGTCTCCACGGGCATGGACAACTGGACGCTGCGCCAGCCGCTGGGCGTGGTCGCTGGCATCACACCTTTCAACTTCCCGGTGATGGTGCCGATGTGGATGTTCCCGGTTGCTATCGCGGCAGGCAACACCTTTGTGCTCAAGCCCAGCCCGACCGACCCCAGCGCCTCACTGTTCATGGCCGAGTTGCTCATGGAGGCCGGACTGCCTGATGGCGTGTTCAACGTGGTCCAGGGCGACAAGGTGACCGTCGATGCGCTGCTGGAACACCCTGACGTGAAGGCCATCAGTTTCGTCGGCTCCACGCCGATTGCCAACTACATCTATGAGACCGGCGCACGCCACGGCAAGCGTGTGCAGGCCCTGGGCGGTGCCAAGAACCACATGGTGGTGATGCCCGACGCCGATATCGACCAGGCGGTGGACGCACTGATCGGTGCCGGCTACGGCTCGGCCGGCGAGCGCTGCATGGCCATCAGTGTTGCGGTGCTGGTGGGCGACGTGGCCGACAAGCTGCTGCCCAAGCTGATCGAGCGTACCAAGGCTCTGAAGGTACTCGACGGCGAGAACCCGGCTGCCGAGATGGGCCCGATCGTAACGCGTGTCGCGCACGAGCGCATCAGCGGCTATATCGCGCTGGGCGAGCAGGAGGGTGCGAAGCTGCTGGTCGATGGCCGCGGCTTCGACGGCATGACGGCGGGCGAAGGCTGTGGTGATGGCTTCTGGCTTGGAGGCACGCTGTTCGAC
This window of the Comamonas testosteroni genome carries:
- a CDS encoding crotonase/enoyl-CoA hydratase family protein, with translation MSHSILLTSEQDNVGIVTLNMEHKRNALNEEAIAAIDAYFSAIPSHIRAILLTAKGDHFCAGLDLKEHHDKERSGVEFMRVCQGWHRAFDKIQHGGIPVVACLQGAVVGGGLELASAAHVRVADSGTFFALPEGTRGIFTGGGATVRTARIISAPRMVEMMLTGRVVDAHEGRQLGLAHYVCDTAKGEKPALELALSLAKKIAGNATLSNYAIVSAISRIADMSATDGLFTEGLVMAMIQQGHDVQQRLGEFVNKKAPKVQLGN
- a CDS encoding DUF485 domain-containing protein, which gives rise to MLSNEEICRRLPGHPGYEQLKAQRRRMAFAFAGVCLGLCMAFILTAVLSPASLAVPLNRAGTLTGGVACAIGLIALSWVLTGIYIHIANTRFDASYERLLSEVRV
- a CDS encoding sodium:solute symporter family transporter codes for the protein MNTQAILIFAGFVAITLGITWWASQHTRSTSDFYTAGGGITGTQNGLAIVGDYMSAATLLGISSLAFSNGFDSLLYAVCAFMGWPMIMFVIAERLRNLGRYTLSDIISYRLDERSTRIFTAISSLTVVLFYLIVQMVGAGQLVQLLFGVDYTYAVIAVGLLMMVYVVVGGMVATTWVQIIKAVLMLGNGIVLTVLALRYFNFDFSALVAAAASHHPAGEAMKGPWKLMANPFSGLSLAVSLVFGIAGLPHIMMRFFTVPDARAARKSVFVATGLMGVFFVVICFLGLSAMAILPNYPAFYVDGKVGGPVLGGSNMPIMHLATALGGNLLFGLLAAVSFATILAVVSGLTLAGASAIAHDLYSKVFKNDHVSPREAMRVNRQASIGIGIVAIVLGLLFRDQNVAFLVALAFSIAASANFPVLLMSMYWRGLTTRGALAGGLTGLGIALALVVLSPAVWVRIFHFAEPVFPYDYPTLISMPLAFLVIVVVSLMDRSPRAALDRAGFPAQEVRAETAVGIAAVSH
- a CDS encoding acyl-CoA dehydrogenase produces the protein MTYVAPIDDMLFCMRELAGLEATARLPGLEDAGMETAQAVLHECAKFTQSVVAPLNAIGDKKPSTWTNGVVTTTPGFKQAYQQFVEGGWQGLQHPLSFGGQGLPKTIGAACAEMFSSANMSFALCPLLTDGAIEALLTAGSDELQATYLAKLVSGEWTGTMNLTEPQAGSDLALVRTKADSQGDGTYKVFGTKIFITYGEHDMADNIVHLVLARVAGAPEGVKGISLFVVPKFLVNADGSLGARNDVHCVSIEHKLGIKASPTTVLQFGDGTAAGIADSVGPGAVGYMVGEENRGLEYMFVMMNAARYAVGVQGIAVAERAYQQAVTYAKERVQSRPVDGSGKVSATIIHHPEVRRMLMTMRALTESCRAMAAVAAAAHDGAHHHTDAETRERLRNFYQFLVPLVKGYSTEMSLEATSLSVQVHGGMGFIEETGVAQHYRDARILPIYEGTTAIQANDLVGRKTVRDGGQTAKSIAAQITQTEDALASRTDSSAAQAMHRRLREARQAFEQAVDFVLGNIASHPNSVYAASVPYLMLAASTVAGWQMARALLRAQDLLASQQGDTAFLSAKIATAHFYADHVLSKVPGMRDTLIEGSTSTLALVPEAF
- a CDS encoding CoA-acylating methylmalonate-semialdehyde dehydrogenase → MTDIRIGAEVAHYICGTHQAGNGTRTQPIYNPATGTVSRQVRLGTAQDVGAAVAAAQAAFPKWADTPPIRRARVMFKFLQLLNEHRDELAHLITAEHGKVFTDAQGEVSRGIDIVEFACGIPQLLKGDFTEQVSTGMDNWTLRQPLGVVAGITPFNFPVMVPMWMFPVAIAAGNTFVLKPSPTDPSASLFMAELLMEAGLPDGVFNVVQGDKVTVDALLEHPDVKAISFVGSTPIANYIYETGARHGKRVQALGGAKNHMVVMPDADIDQAVDALIGAGYGSAGERCMAISVAVLVGDVADKLLPKLIERTKALKVLDGENPAAEMGPIVTRVAHERISGYIALGEQEGAKLLVDGRGFDGMTAGEGCGDGFWLGGTLFDHVRPEMRIYKEEIFGPVLGCVRVKDLAEAVDLINAHEFGNGVACFTRDGNVAREFSRRIQVGMVGINVPIPVPMAWHGFGGWKRSLFGDMHAYGEEGVRFYTKQKSIMQRWPESIGKGAEFVMPTAK